In one window of Streptomyces sp. FXJ1.172 DNA:
- a CDS encoding HdeD family acid-resistance protein, producing MARAGKSTDRAATLRRGFGMLAALGVVLVLAGLVGLVYTAAATLTSMLLFGWLLLIGGIVGLLHAIQARGTSFFWLGVVVAALNIAAGIVVIHLPHAAAAALTMFAALLFLSAGIFRLVGRLVVRGPQFGWTLLLGAFDLLLGILVLGSWPSSSQYVIGAFFSLALLFDGLGLLATGHGGRRIVGLVSGKGGAEPVQPE from the coding sequence ACGGACAGGGCGGCGACACTGCGCCGCGGCTTCGGGATGCTCGCGGCGCTCGGCGTGGTGCTCGTGCTCGCCGGACTCGTCGGACTCGTCTACACCGCGGCCGCCACGCTGACCTCCATGCTGCTGTTCGGCTGGCTGCTGCTGATCGGCGGGATCGTCGGCCTGCTGCACGCGATCCAGGCCCGCGGCACCAGCTTCTTTTGGCTGGGTGTCGTGGTCGCCGCCCTGAACATCGCCGCCGGCATCGTCGTCATCCACCTGCCCCACGCGGCGGCGGCCGCCCTCACCATGTTCGCCGCCCTGCTGTTCCTCTCCGCGGGTATCTTCCGGCTGGTCGGCAGGCTGGTCGTGCGCGGTCCCCAGTTCGGCTGGACCCTGCTGCTCGGCGCCTTCGACCTGCTGCTCGGGATCCTGGTCCTCGGCTCCTGGCCGAGCAGCAGCCAGTACGTGATCGGTGCCTTCTTCTCGCTCGCCCTGCTCTTCGACGGCCTCGGACTCCTGGCCACCGGCCACGGCGGGCGCCGTATCGTCGGGCTCGTCTCGGGGAAGGGCGGGGCCGAACCCGTACAACCCGAATAG